DNA from Arthrobacter sp. StoSoilB19:
GATGTCCCACCGGGGACCGAACGGCCGCACGCCCGGCAGGGGCTCAAGGCCACCGGCGCCTCACTGGCCCGTGCCTGGAGCCAGCCCGGAACCCGGCTGGGAATGTGGAGCCACTTCACCATCCAGTTCAGTGGCACCGTCTTTGCCATGACGTGGGGCTACCCGTTCCTGATCTCGGGCCAGGGCCTGGACGCAGCCACCGTCGCAGCGCTGATGGCCCTGTACGTTGCCGCAGCCATGGCAGTGGGCCCGTTCATCGGGCGCTTCGTTTCGCGCCATCCACTGCGCCGTTCCACCATGGTGCTGCTGATCGCCGGCGCCACCGCCACGGCATGGGCCGCGGTGCTGCTGCTGCCCGGGCGCGCTCCGCTGTGGCTGCTGGCAGGCCTGGTGGTGGTGCTCGCAATCGGCGGCCCCGGTTCCATGATCGGCTTCGACTTCGCGCGGACCTTCAACCCCGCGCACCGGATCGGCACTGCCACCGGCATTGTCAACGTTGGTGGCTTCATCGCTGCCCTGGTCTCCATCTTCCTGATTGGCCTTGTGCTCGACGTCCTGAACGCCACCGGGTTTTCACAGGGGGTGCTCTACGGCCTGGCACCCTTCCGGCTGGCTTTGAGCGTCCAGTTCCTGCTCCTGGGCATCGGTGCCGCAGCCATCCTGGCCTCCCGCCGGAAGGTCCGCCGGCAAATGGCCGCCCAGGGCATCGTGGTTCCGCCACTGCGCAGCGCCATCGCCCGGCAGCGCCGTGAAAGCCTGGCCCGCCGCCGCCAGCCGACGCCCACGGACGACTGAGCCACTCCCGTTCGCGGGTTCCCCGCACTCTTCCTCCACGGCACCGGTTACCCACATAGCCGGACTGGCCACTGCCCGCGCCCCCGCCGGCGGCGAATGCTGGAGCTATGACAGGTTCAGAACGATTAATTGTGCGCGGCCCGGAAGACATCCTTGGCTTCATTCCGCATTCGCTCGGGTACTGGCCAGCTGCCAGCCTGGTGGCCATGACGCTGCACGGCACCACGCTCGGAGCCACACTCCGGCTTGACCTTCCGGGTCCGGCGAACCAGGCCGACCCCGCCGCGTTTGCCCGTGCCGTCCGGCGCTACCTTGAATCAGACCAGGACGCTGACGGCTCTTTGCTGGCTGTCTTCACCAGCGACGCCGGAATGGGACCGCCATCCGCCTACGACCTCCTGGTCGACACGGTGCGACGTGCGCTGGACCAGGCCGGGATGCCTGTCCGCGATGCCTGGTTGGTGGGCGATGAGTACTGGCGGGACGCCCTGTGCAGCGACGCCTCCTGCTGCCCGCTTCCGGGACGTCCCGTGCAGGAGATCAGGGACAGCATGCTGAATACGGAGATGGTGTACCGGGGCAGCAGCATTGGACCCGCGCCACGAGCGGGGAGCCAGCCGGAAGCCCCGGTCCCCGCCATGCACCTGGCGGCCGTCCTTGAGGCACAGGCCGGCTGGGAGGACGAGCTCGGCGGGCAGTCCCGCAGCAGGGCACAGTTCAACGCAGTGCTTGACTTCTGGGAGTTGCTGCTGGAGCGGAGCCATGACGGGCAGTGGATTCCGGACGTTGAACGGGACGCCTTCCTGCGCGCCACGCTGCTCGTTCCCACCTGGCGCGACGCCCTGCTCGTGATGGCTGCGGCGGGACGGGCCGCCGCGGAGGCAGGCGCAGAACAGTTCGGCGTCCTTTCCGAGGACGGGGGCGACGTTTCCGCAGTGGCGCTGCCGTTGCTGCCTCCGCCGGGATTCGCCGGCCGGCAGCAGCGCCGGGCGGGCGGTGCCGCTTCCGGCGCTGTTCCTGCCGGCTATGGCGAGGTCCTCATGGGCCTGGCGCCGGCCGCGCCGGACTGGGCCGGACTGGACGCGCTGGACCGGATTCTGGGGCACCTGGCAGTGTTGGGCGGACACCCGGCCGCAGCAGCGCTCACGCTCCGAGGATGGGTGGCCTGGTCCCGGGGACGCGGCTCCTACGCGGCTGCCCACTTGGGCCGGGCGCTTGAGCTTGAACCGGAGTACCGGCTTGCCGAGCTCCTGCTGGATATCGTGGGCAGGGGGACGCTTTGTGGCTGGGCCGCCCGGAAGGAGGCGGCCTGGCAAAAGTTCCCGAAGGATCCTGCTGGGGAGAAGGAGACGCTGTGAGCCGGACCCGAGTGTCGTGAGGCCGGCCGGACATGCCCCGGCCGGGCCGGGCCCGCCGGGGCAACCGTAACGGATGGCGGCAGGGGAGGTTGGATCCGGGCAAATCGTGAGACAATGGATGCCGAGACCCGGTTGGGTCCGTGTATCGAGTGCTTGTAAGCGTCCCCGCAAGGGAACATTACAGCCACTCCGGGAGTTGTCTTAAGTGACTCTGCCGGCCGTGGTGGTGCTTGGTTTCCACCACGGACTTGACAGGGTCATAGTGGTGTTGCCCGTATGGTGATTCCACAGACCACCGCTAGAAAGGTTTTCTGTGACCCCGTCTTCCACGAAGAAGGATTCCGCCGCCCAGGATGTCTTGTCCCCTGAGGAGAAGCAGGCCGCGACCAATGCCAAGCGGGCAGCTACGCGGGCAGCCAACAAGGCTTCGGCCGGCGAGGCTGCAGGCGACAGCAAGCGCGAGCCCAAGAAGCGTGGGCCCAAGCCCGGCGCCAAGGCCGCAGCCGAGGCTGCGGGAAAGTCCGCCGCCGGTGACGTTGACCCGGACGAGGTCGAAGACGTCGAGGAAGACCTCGACGACATCGTCCTCGAAGGTCCGGACGCAGCAGAGGACGTCGACGCCGACCCCGTCAAGGGTGCCGCCGGCAGCGGCAAGGGCTTCGTCTACTCCGATGCAGACGACGACGACGCGCCCGTGCAGCAGGTTATGTCTGCCGGCGCCACGGCCGACCCCGTCAAGGACTACCTGAAGCAGATCGGTAAGGTGGCGCTGCTCAATGCGGAGCAGGAAGTCGACCTTGCGCTGCGGATCGAGGCCGGGCTGTTCGCCGAGGAAAAGATCGCCGCGGACGACGGCTCCATGGATCCGAAGTACAAGCGTGAACTCGAATTCATCATCCACGACGGCAAGCGCGCCAAGAACCACCTGCTGGAAGCCAACCTCCGCCTGGTGGTCTCTCTGGCCAAGCGCTACACCGGCCGCGGCATGCTGTTCCTGGACCTGATCCAGGAAGGCAACCTTGGCCTGATCCGCGCCGTGGAGAAGTTCGACTACACCAAGGGCTTCAAGTTCTCCACCTACGCCACCTGGTGGATCCGCCAGGCCATCACCCGCGCCATGGCCGACCAGGCCCGCACCATCCGTATCCCGGTGCACATGGTCGAGGTCATCAACAAGCTGGCACGTGTACAGCGCCAGATGCTGCAGGACCTGGGCCGCGAACCCACGCCCGAAGAACTGGCACTGGAACTGGACATGACGCCGGAAAAGGTGGTCGAGGTCCAGAAGTACGGCCGCGAGCCGATTTCGCTGCACACCCCCCTGGGTGAGGACGGCGATTCCGAATTCGGCGACCTGATCGAGGACTCGGAAGCCGTTGTTCCGGCTGACGCCGTGAGCTTCACCCTCCTGCAGGAACAGCTGCACTCCGTCCTGGACACCCTTTCCGAACGCGAGGCCGGCGTGGTTGCCATGCGCTTTGGCCTGACTGACGGACAGCCGAAGACTTTAGACGAAATCGGAAAGGTCTACGGCGTCACCCGCGAGCGGATCCGCCAGATCGAGTCGAAGACCATGTCCAAGCTCCGGCACCCCTCCCGGTCGCAGGTGCTGCGGGACTACCTGGACTAACCTCTTCCGCACGACAAAACAGGGGCCGTTCGGGAACCCACTGCACGGTGGGTTCCGGAACGGCCCCTGCTTGTTTATGAGCTCCCTCCGTGCGGCTAAAGGCCTGCGGGGCCCGTTAAACGCCTGCGGGGCCTTTCCGTAGTGGAAGGGCCCCGCAGGGTTCGTTGTTACCGATGCCTCATCTAGTCGATTTCCACGGCAGCTTTCTCGTGAAGCTTTCCCGTCTCGTCGTGCCAGCCGGAGCTCAACGGCTTGAGCGTCGCCTCCACTGCACGGGCGTGGTGGCCGCAGAACAACAGCTCACCGCCGGAGGACTCGAGTACAACCCGGACATATGCCTGAGCTCCGCAACGGTCGCACCGGTCGAGTGCGTTTAGTGTGCGGTCTGCCACTGCTGTTGTCATGTCGGCCTCCTTAGTAGATCAGTACATCTATATAACCAGTATTCGTATCCGATCCATCGCAAGGATGGGGCAAGTTCGCTGTCCGCGTATCCGCAAGGTTAGGTCAAGAATTGCCCAGTTCCGCGGATCACGGAGGCTGGTGGCGCGGCGCACAAGGCGCTGCGGGTGTGGCAGACGGCTGTCGCCGCTGCCGCCGACTACCCTAGAAGGTGCGGT
Protein-coding regions in this window:
- a CDS encoding MFS transporter, which codes for MTAPRAWLIWTIGIFGYLVAVAQRTSFGVVGLEATERFHATASAISFFTVLQLLVYAGLQIPVGLLVDRFGSRAMIAGGAVLMGLGQVQLAFAESIPGGVLGRVLVGAGDAMTFISVIRLIPLWFSPARVPLVTQLTGMSGQLGQLFSVLPFALVLHLSGWTPAFLMLAGMSALAVVLVLLLLQDVPPGTERPHARQGLKATGASLARAWSQPGTRLGMWSHFTIQFSGTVFAMTWGYPFLISGQGLDAATVAALMALYVAAAMAVGPFIGRFVSRHPLRRSTMVLLIAGATATAWAAVLLLPGRAPLWLLAGLVVVLAIGGPGSMIGFDFARTFNPAHRIGTATGIVNVGGFIAALVSIFLIGLVLDVLNATGFSQGVLYGLAPFRLALSVQFLLLGIGAAAILASRRKVRRQMAAQGIVVPPLRSAIARQRRESLARRRQPTPTDD
- a CDS encoding DUF4192 domain-containing protein, producing MTGSERLIVRGPEDILGFIPHSLGYWPAASLVAMTLHGTTLGATLRLDLPGPANQADPAAFARAVRRYLESDQDADGSLLAVFTSDAGMGPPSAYDLLVDTVRRALDQAGMPVRDAWLVGDEYWRDALCSDASCCPLPGRPVQEIRDSMLNTEMVYRGSSIGPAPRAGSQPEAPVPAMHLAAVLEAQAGWEDELGGQSRSRAQFNAVLDFWELLLERSHDGQWIPDVERDAFLRATLLVPTWRDALLVMAAAGRAAAEAGAEQFGVLSEDGGDVSAVALPLLPPPGFAGRQQRRAGGAASGAVPAGYGEVLMGLAPAAPDWAGLDALDRILGHLAVLGGHPAAAALTLRGWVAWSRGRGSYAAAHLGRALELEPEYRLAELLLDIVGRGTLCGWAARKEAAWQKFPKDPAGEKETL
- a CDS encoding RNA polymerase sigma factor, which encodes MTPSSTKKDSAAQDVLSPEEKQAATNAKRAATRAANKASAGEAAGDSKREPKKRGPKPGAKAAAEAAGKSAAGDVDPDEVEDVEEDLDDIVLEGPDAAEDVDADPVKGAAGSGKGFVYSDADDDDAPVQQVMSAGATADPVKDYLKQIGKVALLNAEQEVDLALRIEAGLFAEEKIAADDGSMDPKYKRELEFIIHDGKRAKNHLLEANLRLVVSLAKRYTGRGMLFLDLIQEGNLGLIRAVEKFDYTKGFKFSTYATWWIRQAITRAMADQARTIRIPVHMVEVINKLARVQRQMLQDLGREPTPEELALELDMTPEKVVEVQKYGREPISLHTPLGEDGDSEFGDLIEDSEAVVPADAVSFTLLQEQLHSVLDTLSEREAGVVAMRFGLTDGQPKTLDEIGKVYGVTRERIRQIESKTMSKLRHPSRSQVLRDYLD